The proteins below are encoded in one region of Micromonospora sp. DSM 45708:
- a CDS encoding DUF1800 domain-containing protein, translated as MADLNVPPRRPRDDRGWDGYQHPHPDGYREMGSAAPYAGGHPAPAPQPAPGPQWVGPNGFAPAGHAPGAGHPQPHPGYAQPVGGYPPPAGPGLPNLDDDSDDAPRRGRRRALATLGGAAVVAGGAAFALSPQLRGLFSDGVESGDATGTVTTDGTQARPSGQQPSTVRTYTEQNESYMGSRAGAALKRNTPTGGRIFGSPAAAAAATEVTVKTVLAKDPIRHLASRTTFGPTPRVIADIKKLGIDNWLRQQLEPEKIAPTKAELKLAELPSLKLSPTQLRDQREQLNERGVDPARETVDATIARQIWSDRQLFEVMVDFWNDFLHVAADFDGGETYRNSFDKDVIRKHALGSYPEMLVAANKHPALLLYLNQVDSRKDAINENLARENLELYSVGVDGGYTEKDVRQAAMLQTGRGVADGKYMFFGDRHYVGKVKILGFSHANNSNDPKVADKVIDSYIRYIALHPSTAKYVAQNLATRFVSDTPPKSIVDRLAKAYTTNKGQIRPVLATLFSSSEFWAAVGQKVRRPMEYLVATYRSLGVGPDATAGFEGDQRRTPFAQGLRQIQDKMRELGQYPMGKPTPDGYADVYLAWTSAGTMVDGWNEAGDLLGGWRKQFTYVKPEKLVAKPPTTAGAYVDALAQKLVHQKLSAKEKKLVLAVAGVSEGAKVDATFNGAIAAVARTILASPQHHLR; from the coding sequence ATGGCCGACCTGAACGTGCCACCGCGTCGACCTCGGGACGACCGCGGCTGGGACGGATACCAGCACCCCCATCCGGACGGGTACCGCGAAATGGGCTCCGCCGCCCCGTACGCCGGCGGTCACCCCGCCCCGGCGCCGCAGCCCGCCCCGGGCCCGCAGTGGGTCGGACCGAACGGCTTCGCCCCGGCCGGCCACGCGCCCGGCGCGGGTCACCCCCAGCCCCACCCCGGCTACGCCCAGCCCGTCGGCGGGTACCCGCCGCCGGCCGGCCCGGGACTGCCCAACCTGGACGACGACTCCGACGACGCCCCCCGGCGTGGCCGGCGTCGCGCCCTCGCCACGCTCGGTGGCGCGGCGGTGGTCGCCGGCGGCGCGGCGTTCGCGCTCTCCCCGCAGCTTCGCGGCCTGTTCTCGGACGGTGTGGAGTCCGGTGACGCCACCGGCACGGTGACCACCGACGGCACCCAGGCCCGGCCCAGCGGCCAGCAGCCCAGCACGGTGCGTACCTACACCGAGCAGAACGAGAGCTACATGGGTTCCCGGGCGGGCGCGGCGCTCAAGCGCAACACCCCGACCGGCGGCCGGATCTTCGGCAGCCCGGCGGCTGCCGCCGCGGCGACCGAGGTGACCGTGAAGACGGTGCTCGCCAAGGACCCGATCCGCCACCTGGCCAGCCGGACCACGTTCGGCCCGACGCCGAGGGTGATCGCCGACATCAAGAAGCTCGGCATCGACAACTGGCTGCGCCAGCAGTTGGAGCCGGAGAAGATCGCCCCGACCAAGGCCGAGCTGAAGCTGGCCGAGCTGCCCTCGCTGAAGCTCAGCCCGACCCAGCTCCGCGACCAGCGCGAGCAGCTCAACGAGCGCGGCGTCGACCCGGCCCGGGAGACGGTGGACGCCACCATCGCCCGGCAGATCTGGTCCGACCGCCAGCTCTTCGAGGTGATGGTCGACTTCTGGAACGACTTCCTGCACGTGGCGGCCGACTTCGACGGCGGCGAGACGTACCGCAACTCGTTCGACAAGGACGTCATCCGCAAGCACGCGCTGGGCAGCTACCCGGAGATGCTGGTCGCCGCGAACAAGCACCCGGCGCTGCTGCTCTACCTGAACCAGGTCGACTCGCGCAAGGACGCGATCAACGAGAACCTGGCCCGGGAGAACCTGGAGCTGTACTCGGTCGGCGTCGACGGCGGCTACACCGAGAAGGACGTGCGGCAGGCCGCCATGCTCCAGACCGGGCGGGGCGTCGCCGACGGCAAGTACATGTTCTTCGGCGACCGGCACTACGTCGGCAAGGTGAAGATCCTCGGGTTCAGTCACGCCAACAACTCGAACGACCCGAAGGTCGCCGACAAGGTGATCGACTCGTACATCCGGTACATCGCGCTGCACCCGTCGACCGCGAAGTACGTGGCCCAGAACCTGGCCACCCGGTTCGTCTCCGACACGCCGCCGAAGTCGATCGTGGACCGGCTGGCGAAGGCGTACACCACCAACAAGGGCCAGATCCGGCCGGTGCTGGCGACGCTGTTCAGCTCCTCGGAGTTCTGGGCCGCGGTCGGCCAGAAGGTCCGCCGCCCGATGGAGTACCTGGTCGCCACGTACCGGTCGCTGGGCGTGGGCCCGGACGCGACCGCCGGGTTCGAGGGCGACCAGCGGCGCACCCCGTTCGCCCAGGGGCTGCGGCAGATCCAGGACAAGATGCGCGAGCTGGGCCAGTACCCGATGGGCAAGCCCACCCCGGACGGCTACGCCGACGTCTACCTCGCCTGGACCTCGGCCGGCACCATGGTCGACGGCTGGAACGAGGCCGGTGACCTGCTCGGCGGCTGGCGCAAGCAGTTCACCTACGTCAAGCCGGAGAAGCTGGTGGCCAAGCCGCCGACGACCGCCGGGGCGTACGTGGACGCGCTGGCGCAGAAGCTCGTGCACCAGAAGCTGAGCGCCAAGGAGAAGAAGCTCGTGCTCGCCGTGGCCGGGGTGTCCGAGGGCGCCAAGGTCGACGCCACCTTCAACGGGGCCATCGCCGCGGTCGCGCGGACGATCCTCGCGTCCCCCCAGCACCACCTCCGGTGA
- a CDS encoding DUF1501 domain-containing protein has translation MTVNPYPLHPECPDVRRLADNPTEALLRAEADIVAAENAVEADRYRRLEEVEEAQQDGRGVTRRTFVAGAAATATALATAQFVTTSASFAATKTGTLIHVFLYGGLDGLSLVAPASDPVLSKARPDLLLGNDSLALGRGFKLTSAFAPLEKWLKAGQLGFVPAVSDPRLSRSHFQAADACNLGGLPGETGGRGWLDSLVDTLGKGTAFRSVGIGSTLPRSLVGVNGAISLNNVGELRLNGDDKYRAATEKAIRGLFTGINHPVEEAVIEGMGALSTAQKLAAKPYAAAAGVKYEGVGNAFQQLAQLIKGGANVRVATVGMGGYDTHENQGTSEGGQLWRRLNELANAMAAFFTDLGDKASDVTVMVSSEFGRRVASNSGGTDHGHGGVVTVLSGRKLAGSLLGTWNGLDTLDSGDVPEYNNMFNVYGSVAQGRFGLTAAQVDKVFPRQKFTPIKMYA, from the coding sequence ATGACCGTGAACCCGTACCCCCTGCACCCCGAATGCCCCGACGTGCGGCGGCTGGCCGACAACCCGACCGAGGCGCTGCTGCGCGCGGAGGCGGACATCGTCGCGGCCGAGAACGCGGTCGAGGCCGACCGGTACCGCCGGCTGGAGGAGGTCGAGGAGGCCCAGCAGGACGGCCGGGGCGTCACCCGGCGTACCTTCGTGGCCGGCGCGGCGGCCACCGCGACCGCGCTGGCGACCGCGCAGTTCGTCACCACCTCGGCGTCGTTCGCGGCGACCAAGACCGGCACCCTGATCCACGTCTTCCTCTACGGCGGGCTGGACGGGCTGAGCCTGGTCGCGCCGGCGAGCGACCCGGTGCTCAGCAAGGCCCGCCCCGACCTGCTGCTCGGCAACGACTCGCTGGCCCTGGGCCGCGGCTTCAAGCTGACCAGCGCGTTCGCGCCGCTGGAGAAGTGGCTCAAGGCCGGCCAGCTCGGCTTCGTGCCGGCGGTGTCCGACCCGCGGCTGTCCCGCAGCCACTTCCAGGCCGCCGACGCCTGCAACCTGGGCGGCCTGCCCGGTGAGACCGGCGGCCGGGGCTGGCTGGACAGCCTGGTCGACACGCTCGGCAAGGGCACCGCGTTCCGCAGCGTCGGCATCGGCAGCACGCTGCCCCGCTCGCTGGTCGGCGTGAACGGCGCGATCTCCCTGAACAACGTCGGCGAGCTGCGGCTCAACGGCGACGACAAGTACCGCGCGGCCACCGAGAAGGCGATCCGCGGCCTGTTCACCGGCATCAACCACCCGGTCGAGGAGGCGGTCATCGAGGGCATGGGCGCGCTGTCCACCGCCCAGAAGCTCGCCGCCAAGCCGTACGCGGCGGCGGCCGGCGTCAAGTACGAGGGCGTCGGCAACGCGTTCCAGCAGCTCGCCCAGCTCATCAAGGGCGGGGCGAACGTGCGGGTGGCGACCGTCGGCATGGGCGGCTACGACACCCACGAGAACCAGGGCACCAGCGAGGGCGGCCAGCTCTGGCGGCGGCTCAACGAGCTGGCCAACGCCATGGCGGCGTTCTTCACCGACCTGGGCGACAAGGCCTCGGACGTGACGGTCATGGTGTCCAGCGAGTTCGGCCGGCGGGTCGCCTCGAACAGCGGCGGCACCGACCACGGGCACGGCGGTGTGGTCACCGTGCTGTCCGGGCGCAAGCTCGCCGGCTCGCTGCTCGGCACCTGGAACGGCCTGGACACGTTGGACAGCGGCGACGTGCCGGAGTACAACAACATGTTCAACGTGTACGGGTCGGTGGCGCAGGGCCGCTTCGGCCTCACCGCCGCCCAGGTGGACAAGGTCTTCCCCCGACAGAAGTTCACCCCGATCAAGATGTACGCGTGA
- a CDS encoding DUF3040 domain-containing protein, whose translation MLSQEDQRRFEQITRQLRESDPRFFARLDNRLRGRRGRYLMLLTITLWASLPAMTVLAGRLAGAICATVLVANAALMWRFRHRLR comes from the coding sequence ATGCTCAGCCAAGAGGATCAGCGCAGGTTCGAACAGATCACCCGTCAACTGCGGGAGAGCGATCCGCGGTTCTTCGCCCGCTTGGACAACCGGCTCAGGGGTCGCCGGGGCCGGTACCTGATGCTGTTGACGATCACGCTGTGGGCCTCGCTGCCGGCGATGACCGTGCTGGCCGGACGGTTGGCCGGGGCGATCTGCGCCACGGTGCTGGTCGCCAACGCCGCCCTGATGTGGCGCTTCCGCCACCGCCTGCGGTGA